A window from Telopea speciosissima isolate NSW1024214 ecotype Mountain lineage chromosome 8, Tspe_v1, whole genome shotgun sequence encodes these proteins:
- the LOC122670782 gene encoding pentatricopeptide repeat-containing protein At3g62890-like, which yields MACLSPPIFSPPPPHILEDPNSSQKPIEEWLFCSLKSPRTLPQLKALHAHIYKNGLTGNDLVSGQLLLCCSLSNSMYYARQIFDVIPQPKLFFYNAMIKGYSQTGAHDEALRLYSIMRARSVPCDSFTFPVVLRSASSLANIDVGEELHGLITKTDFDSRVIVRTALIDMYCACGLSDCGRLVFDRTRDRDVICWNTMIAGYVKCGEFSSARQLFDRMPEKNVSSWNTLIDMYCKCGNIGTAHRLFDEMPERDLISWNSLLSGYSKVGQYEAARRLFDEMPQRNVVSWNVVITCYVHNRLFTEALELFRMMQVADTKPNEVTVVGVLPACAHLGALDVGQWIHAYIRKLQIKMDVYVNTALIDMYGKCGGLDDAQRVFDEAIEKDTFLCSTMIEVMAMHGKAEEAFRVFTYMTSTGIKPNDVTFVGLLKACSHVGLVDYGRKYFEMMNAAFGLMPKMEHFGCMVDLLGRAGFLEEAHELVKSMPMEPHPVVWATLLSSCRIHGNVKLAEQVAIRLIELDPQSAENYVLLSNIYSQVGRWNEAAKLRKMMKERGVIKKPGCSSIEVNNDVYEFFAGDRDHSRCKEIYEMLDQMASRLKTEGYIPQTSAALHDVDLDEKEQALLYHSEKLAVAFGLLSTHHRTPIRIVKNLRVCDDCHLFMKMVSKYYKRTIIARDCNRFHHFSEGSCSCSDFW from the coding sequence ATGGCTTGCTTGTCTCCCCCCATCTTCTCTCCTCCACCACCCCACATATTGGAGGATCCGAACTCATCCCAAAAGCCCATAGAAGAGTGGCTTTTCTGTTCTCTCAAATCTCCCAGAACCCTACCCCAACTCAAAGCCCTCCATGCCCATATTTACAAGAACGGCCTCACCGGCAACGATCTTGTTTCTGGGCAGCTCCTCTTGTGCTGCTCCCTCTCCAATTCCATGTACTACGCTCGTCAAATCTTTGATGTGATCCCTCAACCCAAGCTCTTCTTCTACAATGCCATGATCAAAGGGTACTCCCAAACAGGAGCCCATGACGAAGCTCTACGCCTCTATTCCATCATGCGTGCTCGCTCTGTCCCTTGTGATTCTTTCACATTTCCTGTTGTTCTAAGGTCAGCTTCTAGCCTAGCCAATATCGATGTCGGAGAAGAGTTGCACGGGCTAATCACCAAAACAGATTTTGATTCGAGGGTGATTGTGAGGACCGCACTTATTGACATGTACTGTGCTTGTGGTCTCTCCGATTGCGGGCGCCTAGTTTTCGATAGAACGAGAGATAGAGATGTGATTTGTTGGAATACCATGATTGCTGGGTACGTTAAATGCGGTGAGTTTAGTAGCGCCAGGCAGCTTTTTGATCGGATGCCCGAAAAGAACGTTTCGTCCTGGAACACTCTGATCGATATGTATTGTAAGTGCGGGAACATAGGCACCGCACACCGattgtttgatgaaatgccggAGAGAGACCTTATCTCGTGGAACTCATTGCTCTCAGGCTATTCCAAAGTTGGACAGTATGAGGCCGCGAGAAGACTCTTTGATGAGATGCCACAGAGAAATGTTGTGTCATGGAATGTAGTGATAACTTGTTATGTGCATAACCGATTATTCACAGAAGCACTGGAGTTGTTCAGAATGATGCAAGTCGCGGATACCAAGCCCAATGAGGTAACAGTAGTTGGAGTGCTTCCAGCATGCGCTCATCTTGGGGCCTTGGACGTGGGGCAGTGGATCCATGCTTATATTCGTAAGCTTCAAATCAAGATGGATGTTTACGTCAATACAGCGCTGATAGATATGTATGGCAAATGTGGAGGGTTGGACGATGCGCAGCGAGTTTTTGATGAAGCCATCGAGAAGGATACCTTCTTGTGCAGCACAATGATTGAGGTAATGGCAATGCACGGGAAGGCAGAGGAGGCATTTAGGGTTTTCACTTACATGACAAGCACAGGGATCAAACCCAATGATGTCACATTTGTTGGGCTATTGAAGGCTTGTAGCCATGTGGGTTTGGTAGATTATGGAAGAAAATACTTTGAAATGATGAATGCAGCATTTGGATTGATGCCAAAAATGGAGCATTTCGGCTGTATGGTTGATCTTCTTGGTCGTGCAGGGTTCTTGGAAGAGGCTCATGAACTTGTGAAAAGTATGCCAATGGAGCCCCATCCGGTAGTGTGGGCGACATTGCTTAGCTCTTGTAGGATTCATGGCAATGTCAAGCTAGCTGAACAAGTAGCAATCCGGCTTATAGAATTAGACCCTCAAAGTGCTGAGAACTACGTGTTATTGTCAAACATATACTCTCAGGTTGGAAGATGGAATGAAGCAGCAAAATTGCGGAAGATGATGAAGGAAAGGGGGGTGATTAAGAAGCCTGGATGCAGTTCGATTGAGGTGAACAATGATGTCTATGAATTCTTTGCTGGAGACCGAGATCACTCTCGTTGCAAAGAGATATATGAAATGTTGGACCAGATGGCTTCACGATTAAAGACTGAAGGATATATACCCCAGACGTCAGCTGCTTTGCATGATGTCGACTTGGATGAGAAGGAGCAAGCACTTCTATACCATAGTGAGAAGTTGGCTGTTGCTTTTGGACTTCTTAGTACTCATCACAGAACTCCAATTCGGATTGTTAAGAATCTACGTGTCTGCGACGATTGCCATCTTTTCATGAAGATGGTCTCTAAGTATTATAAAAGGACTATAATTGCAAGAGATTGCAACCGTTTCCATCATTTCAGTGAGGGCTCTTGTTCTTGTTCTGATTTTTGGTAA
- the LOC122671140 gene encoding uncharacterized protein LOC122671140, producing MAEQAGVASVDHADMPMNSPIRHTLLGTAGGNVGHYNYEMGLDSTYGEEMAKDRVSSMLSRGMDNSLPRLPPVSLVLSSHEALLELASAPSMKGKNLMTIAPPDEGRRDSGGNLASQASETPVSGKKDVRFRRTSSCSDADVSDTSFIDMLKSSVKKPVLTEADTMAGALELSDNTQGSRSGKKKGKKGRQIDPALLGFKVSSNRIMMGEIQCLDDLL from the exons ATGGCTGAGCAAGCAGGAGTGGCTTCAGTAGATCATGCAGATATGCCAATGAACTCCCCTATCAGACATACTTTACTTGGTACTGCTG GTGGAAATGTGGGGCACTACAACTATGAGATGGGACTGGATAGCACATATGGTGAAGAGATGGCTAAGGACAG GGTATCATCCATGCTATCAAGAGGGATGGATAATTCGTTGCCAAGACTTCCACCTGTCTCACTTGTTCTGTCATCCCATGAAGCATTGTTGGAACTAGCCTCTGCCCCAtccatgaaagggaaaaatCTGATGACTATTGCTCCTCCTGATG AAGGGAGACGGGATTCTGGAGGGAATCTAGCAAGCCAGGCTTCTGAAACTCCTGTTTCGGGTAAGAAAGATGTGCGATTTCGGAGGACATCATCTTGCAGTGATGCTGATGTGTCGGATACCTCATTTATAGACATGCTTAAAAGCTCTGTTAAGAAGCCAGTGCTGACAGAGGCTGATACCATGGCTGGAGCCTTAGAGTTATCTGATAACACACAAGGGAGCCGGAGTGgtaaaaagaaagggaagaaagggaGGCAAATTGATCCTGCTCTGCTTGGTTTCAAAGTCTCCAGCAATCGAATCATGATGGGCGAGATTCAATGCCTTGACGATTTACTGTAA